From a single Micromonospora pallida genomic region:
- a CDS encoding DUF5130 family protein, translating into MTVGEKQIEAGNPPEVLDGPFTTRQLLRIDEALRLADQGTGLVFSIFVGGLDESTREHAERLHRQLAEPDRSILIAVSPNQRRLEIVTGKQARKRIPDTYAKLAALSMVAAFGGGDLAGGIINGLDQLATHAGKG; encoded by the coding sequence GTGACCGTTGGTGAGAAGCAGATCGAGGCGGGCAACCCGCCCGAGGTGCTGGACGGCCCCTTCACCACCCGGCAGTTGCTCCGTATCGACGAGGCGCTGCGCCTCGCCGACCAGGGCACCGGGCTGGTCTTCTCGATCTTCGTCGGCGGCCTCGACGAGTCGACCCGCGAGCACGCCGAGCGGCTGCACCGACAGCTCGCCGAGCCGGACCGTTCGATCCTGATCGCCGTGTCGCCCAACCAGCGTCGGCTGGAGATCGTCACCGGCAAGCAGGCCCGCAAGCGGATCCCCGACACGTACGCCAAGCTCGCCGCCCTCTCCATGGTCGCGGCCTTCGGCGGCGGCGACCTGGCCGGCGGGATCATCAACGGTCTCGACCAGCTCGCCACGCACGCCGGCAAGGGCTGA
- a CDS encoding Uma2 family endonuclease, protein MAQPTHGWQSPARAWREEDLRGLPEDGNRYEIVDGSLHVTPPAEDDHHELADDIRMALRQAALEGWRVIREIGVRVPGGNLIPDVTVLRPGAPRGRRWAEPADVALVVEVESPSSRRHDRFTKPALYAEAGIPAYWRVERGDFGPVVHRYELAKGDHYRLLGTVGPDDPVTVTEPWPLTLDPAVWPR, encoded by the coding sequence ATGGCACAGCCAACCCACGGGTGGCAGTCGCCCGCGCGGGCCTGGCGCGAGGAGGACCTGCGCGGCCTGCCGGAGGACGGAAACCGCTACGAGATCGTCGACGGGAGCCTGCACGTGACCCCACCGGCCGAGGACGACCACCACGAGCTGGCGGACGACATCCGGATGGCGTTGCGGCAGGCCGCGCTGGAGGGGTGGCGGGTGATCCGGGAGATCGGGGTACGCGTCCCCGGCGGCAACCTGATCCCGGACGTGACGGTGCTCCGGCCTGGCGCACCACGAGGCCGCAGATGGGCCGAGCCGGCCGACGTCGCGCTCGTCGTCGAGGTGGAGTCCCCGAGCAGCCGGCGGCACGACCGGTTCACCAAGCCCGCGCTCTACGCCGAGGCCGGCATCCCGGCCTACTGGCGGGTGGAGCGGGGCGACTTCGGCCCGGTGGTCCACCGGTACGAGCTGGCCAAGGGAGACCACTACCGGCTACTCGGCACGGTCGGGCCAGACGACCCGGTCACGGTGACCGAGCCCTGGCCGCTGACCCTCGACCCGGCCGTCTGGCCCCGCTGA
- the pepN gene encoding aminopeptidase N encodes MRNLTQVEAAERARLLEVTGYDIRLDLSSAVQPADGHTFNSVTEVRFRCGEPGASTFIEVAAESVRSATLNGASVDTGGWSAEKGLVLTDLAAENTLVLDADFAYSTSGQGLHRTVDPVDGETYLYSQFETADAQRVFACFDQPDLKSVYTWHATVPEHWRVVSNMPVEREEPAADGCKTVHFAESARMSTYITALCAGPYHEVRESHDGIDLGLFVRASMAQYLDTDDLFLVTRQGFDFFHEQFGVRYPLPKYDQLWVPDFNAGAMENFGCVTHAESHYIFRSQVTDYEYEQRANTILHELAHMWFGDLVTMRWWNDLWLNESFAEWASHWCNTHATRFTDAWTTFLSVRKNWGYRQDQLSSTHPVYCEMPDVEAVEVNFDGITYAKGASVLKQLVAYVGIEPFRDGLRSYFGKHAWGNATFDDLLSELETASGRELRKFAAQWLETAQVNTLRPEVAIGADGSYERVVVHQDAPAGHPTLRTHRIGVGLYELTDGRLVRRDRLEVDVTGERTELTALHGQPAADVLLLNDDDLTYAKLRLDERSMSIVVQHIAGFESSLARALCWTAAWDMVRDAELAARDYVALVLAGLPAETDINLVTATLRQAASTLIFYADPAWAPTGWAELARTAKTAMQAAEPGSGFQLTWARTYASAARSAEDLATLRGWLDGSNVPTGLTIDTELRWSLLQSLAANGRAGAAEIEAELARDKTASGEREAAYAHALVPTPENKAAVWAQLTGAAALPNWRNRALLQGFAHPTQVELVAPYRERYFATVAQVWANRDSEPAQEFTQLAYPAYLVSEDTVAATDAWLAGAGHPASLRRLVAEGRDGVLRALKARAKDTRSA; translated from the coding sequence GTGCGCAACCTGACGCAGGTCGAGGCGGCCGAGCGAGCCCGCCTACTCGAGGTGACCGGGTACGACATCAGGCTCGACCTGTCGTCGGCGGTCCAACCGGCCGACGGCCACACGTTCAACTCGGTGACCGAGGTCCGGTTCCGGTGCGGCGAGCCGGGCGCGAGCACCTTCATCGAGGTGGCGGCCGAGTCGGTGCGTTCGGCGACGCTCAACGGCGCGTCCGTGGACACCGGCGGCTGGTCGGCGGAGAAGGGCCTGGTGCTGACCGACCTGGCCGCGGAGAACACGCTGGTGCTCGACGCCGACTTCGCGTACTCCACGAGCGGGCAGGGGCTGCACCGCACGGTCGACCCGGTGGACGGCGAGACGTACCTCTACAGCCAGTTCGAGACGGCCGACGCGCAGCGCGTCTTCGCCTGCTTCGACCAGCCCGACCTGAAGAGCGTCTACACCTGGCACGCCACCGTCCCGGAGCACTGGCGGGTGGTCTCCAACATGCCGGTCGAGCGGGAGGAACCGGCCGCCGACGGGTGCAAGACCGTCCACTTCGCCGAGTCCGCGCGGATGAGCACCTACATCACCGCACTCTGCGCCGGCCCCTACCACGAGGTGCGGGAGAGCCACGACGGCATCGACCTGGGCCTGTTCGTACGGGCGTCGATGGCGCAGTACCTCGACACGGACGACCTGTTCCTGGTCACCCGGCAGGGCTTCGACTTCTTCCACGAGCAGTTCGGGGTGCGGTACCCGCTGCCGAAGTACGACCAGCTCTGGGTGCCGGACTTCAACGCCGGAGCGATGGAGAACTTCGGCTGCGTCACGCACGCCGAGTCGCACTACATCTTCCGCTCGCAGGTCACCGACTACGAGTACGAGCAGCGCGCCAACACGATCCTGCACGAGCTGGCGCACATGTGGTTCGGTGACCTGGTCACCATGCGCTGGTGGAACGACCTGTGGCTGAACGAGTCGTTCGCCGAGTGGGCCAGCCACTGGTGCAACACCCACGCCACCCGGTTCACCGACGCCTGGACGACGTTCCTCTCCGTCCGGAAGAACTGGGGCTACCGCCAGGACCAGCTCTCCTCCACCCACCCGGTCTACTGCGAGATGCCGGACGTCGAGGCGGTCGAGGTCAACTTCGACGGCATCACGTACGCCAAGGGCGCCAGCGTGCTCAAGCAGCTCGTCGCGTACGTCGGGATCGAGCCGTTCCGGGACGGCCTGCGCAGCTACTTCGGCAAGCACGCGTGGGGCAACGCCACCTTCGACGACCTGCTCTCCGAGCTGGAGACCGCCTCCGGCCGCGAGCTGCGCAAGTTCGCCGCCCAGTGGCTGGAGACCGCCCAGGTCAACACGCTGCGGCCGGAGGTCGCCATCGGCGCCGACGGCAGCTACGAGCGGGTGGTGGTCCACCAGGACGCCCCCGCCGGGCACCCGACGCTGCGGACCCACCGGATCGGCGTGGGCCTCTACGAACTGACCGACGGCCGGCTGGTACGCCGGGACCGGCTCGAGGTCGACGTGACCGGCGAGCGCACCGAGCTCACCGCGCTGCACGGGCAGCCGGCCGCCGACGTGCTGCTGCTCAACGACGACGACCTCACCTACGCCAAGCTGCGCCTCGACGAGCGGTCGATGTCCATCGTGGTGCAGCACATCGCCGGGTTCGAGTCGTCGCTGGCCCGGGCGCTGTGCTGGACCGCCGCCTGGGACATGGTCCGGGACGCGGAACTCGCCGCCCGCGACTACGTCGCGCTGGTGCTCGCCGGACTGCCCGCCGAGACCGACATCAACCTGGTCACCGCGACGCTCCGGCAGGCGGCCAGCACGCTGATCTTCTACGCCGACCCGGCGTGGGCCCCGACCGGCTGGGCGGAGCTGGCCCGCACCGCCAAGACGGCGATGCAGGCCGCCGAGCCGGGCAGCGGCTTCCAGCTCACCTGGGCGCGGACGTACGCCTCGGCGGCCCGCTCCGCCGAGGACCTGGCCACCCTGCGCGGCTGGCTGGACGGGTCGAACGTGCCGACCGGGCTCACCATCGACACCGAGCTGCGCTGGTCGCTGCTCCAGTCGCTGGCCGCCAACGGTCGGGCCGGGGCCGCCGAGATCGAGGCCGAGCTGGCCCGGGACAAGACGGCCAGCGGCGAGCGGGAGGCGGCGTACGCGCACGCGCTGGTGCCGACGCCGGAGAACAAGGCCGCGGTCTGGGCCCAGCTCACCGGGGCGGCGGCGCTGCCGAACTGGCGTAACCGGGCGCTGCTCCAGGGTTTCGCGCACCCGACGCAGGTAGAGCTGGTCGCGCCGTACCGGGAGCGGTACTTCGCCACCGTGGCGCAGGTCTGGGCCAACCGGGACAGCGAGCCGGCGCAGGAGTTCACCCAGCTGGCGTACCCGGCGTACCTGGTCTCGGAGGACACGGTGGCCGCGACCGACGCCTGGCTGGCCGGCGCGGGACACCCGGCGTCGCTGCGCCGTCTGGTGGCCGAGGGACGCGACGGCGTGCTCCGGGCCCTGAAGGCCCGCGCGAAGGACACCCGCAGCGCCTGA
- a CDS encoding DsbA family protein codes for MAERVTVDMWFDPTCPWAWVTSRWLLQVEQVRPVDVRFHVMSLSVLNEGRELPERYQELMRSAWGPVRVCVAAEQKYGPEVLRKLYTALGTRIHLGGERSPETIAAALADAELDPALAAAATSTDYDDALRASHHAGMDPVGYDVGTPVIHAPGPDGKPVAFFGPVVTPAPKGEAAGRLWDGVLLVAGTPGFFELKRSRDVEPSFD; via the coding sequence GTGGCCGAACGCGTCACCGTCGACATGTGGTTCGACCCGACCTGCCCGTGGGCGTGGGTCACCTCCCGCTGGCTGTTGCAGGTCGAGCAGGTCCGTCCCGTGGACGTCCGCTTCCACGTGATGAGCCTGTCGGTCCTGAACGAGGGACGTGAGCTGCCCGAGCGCTACCAGGAGCTGATGCGGTCCGCCTGGGGTCCGGTCCGGGTCTGCGTCGCCGCCGAGCAGAAGTACGGCCCGGAGGTGCTCCGCAAGCTCTACACGGCGCTGGGCACCCGGATCCACCTCGGCGGGGAGCGCAGCCCGGAGACCATCGCCGCGGCGCTGGCCGACGCGGAGCTGGACCCGGCGCTGGCCGCGGCGGCCACCAGCACCGACTACGACGACGCGCTACGGGCCAGCCACCACGCCGGCATGGACCCGGTCGGCTACGACGTGGGCACGCCGGTGATCCACGCCCCCGGCCCGGACGGCAAGCCGGTCGCCTTCTTCGGCCCGGTGGTCACCCCGGCCCCGAAGGGCGAGGCGGCCGGACGGCTCTGGGACGGCGTCCTGCTGGTCGCCGGCACCCCCGGGTTCTTCGAGCTGAAGCGCTCCCGGGACGTCGAGCCCAGCTTCGACTGA
- a CDS encoding DUF1015 family protein, translating into MTVVHPIARAWITTGGTGAQNYDEFADDAEITAIIEANPQSALGIEMPHRAPDSLGKSFLDALPDAVGRLAEAKADGSYTPAEQVVVLYRISAAGEESAYGIFAMVDTDQISTSRDEPGLVIRNEDVFIAKVRERVALAESLGHLLSPVLLLQTGTGEELHARLAAATDAAGAPAATDTDQAGRTHAIWLVGPGPEQDELTALAGGGELVVADGNHRSLAAQTGGLTRFLAVVTTPRSVAIQPYNRLVSELTTAPEELLDRLRATGAQVTPIDGPVEVPAAGGTVHLRLAGRGYAVTLPHDERAERLENLDHALVERLLLRDALGLDPGDKRITYVGGDYPASWLTGEVDAGRAELAVLIAPVTVDDFVAVNLAREKMPRKSTWFTPKARGGLVLAELSR; encoded by the coding sequence ATGACGGTCGTGCATCCGATCGCCCGGGCCTGGATCACCACTGGCGGCACCGGCGCGCAGAACTACGACGAGTTCGCCGACGACGCGGAGATCACCGCGATCATCGAGGCGAATCCGCAGAGTGCCCTGGGCATCGAGATGCCCCACCGGGCGCCGGACAGCCTGGGCAAGTCGTTCCTCGACGCCCTGCCGGACGCGGTGGGCCGGCTCGCCGAGGCCAAGGCCGACGGCAGCTACACCCCGGCTGAGCAGGTGGTGGTCCTCTACCGGATCAGCGCGGCGGGGGAGGAGTCCGCGTACGGGATCTTCGCCATGGTCGACACCGACCAGATCTCCACGAGCCGGGACGAACCGGGCCTGGTCATCCGGAACGAGGACGTCTTCATCGCCAAGGTGCGGGAGCGGGTCGCGCTGGCCGAGTCGCTCGGCCACCTGCTCTCGCCGGTGCTGCTGTTGCAGACCGGTACGGGCGAGGAGCTGCACGCCCGGCTCGCCGCGGCCACCGACGCGGCCGGCGCGCCCGCTGCCACCGACACCGACCAGGCCGGGCGTACCCACGCGATCTGGCTGGTCGGCCCGGGTCCGGAGCAGGACGAGCTGACCGCGCTGGCCGGCGGGGGCGAACTTGTCGTCGCGGACGGCAACCACCGCAGCCTGGCCGCGCAGACCGGCGGCCTAACCCGCTTCCTGGCCGTGGTCACCACCCCCCGCTCGGTGGCGATTCAGCCCTACAACCGGCTGGTCAGCGAGCTGACCACCGCCCCGGAGGAGCTGCTCGACCGGCTCCGCGCCACGGGCGCCCAGGTCACCCCGATCGACGGCCCGGTCGAAGTCCCGGCAGCCGGCGGCACCGTGCACCTACGCCTCGCCGGCCGGGGGTACGCGGTCACCCTGCCCCACGACGAGCGGGCCGAACGGTTGGAGAACCTCGACCACGCGCTGGTCGAGCGGCTGCTGCTGCGGGACGCGCTCGGGCTCGACCCGGGTGACAAGCGGATCACCTACGTCGGCGGCGACTACCCGGCGAGCTGGCTGACCGGTGAGGTCGACGCGGGCCGCGCCGAACTGGCCGTCCTGATCGCCCCGGTGACCGTGGACGACTTCGTGGCGGTCAACCTGGCCCGGGAGAAGATGCCCCGCAAGAGCACCTGGTTCACCCCGAAGGCCCGGGGCGGCCTGGTGCTGGCGGAGCTGTCCCGCTGA
- a CDS encoding ribose-5-phosphate isomerase has protein sequence MRVYLGSDHAGFELKVHLASHLAKQGYELVDVGPHAFDPDDDYPAFCLHTGDRVVQDPGSLGVVIGGSGNGEQIAANKIHGVRAALAWNIDTAQLARQHNDANVVAVGARQHTLDEATAIVEAFLGTPFSGNERHSRRIGQVAAYETSEQLPDLP, from the coding sequence ATGCGCGTCTACCTGGGTTCCGACCACGCCGGTTTCGAGTTGAAGGTGCACCTGGCCAGCCACCTCGCCAAGCAGGGGTACGAGCTGGTCGACGTCGGCCCGCACGCCTTCGACCCCGACGACGACTACCCCGCGTTCTGCCTGCACACCGGAGACCGGGTGGTGCAGGATCCGGGCAGCCTGGGGGTGGTCATCGGCGGTTCCGGCAACGGCGAGCAGATCGCCGCGAACAAGATCCACGGGGTGCGGGCCGCGCTCGCCTGGAACATCGACACCGCACAGCTCGCCCGACAGCACAACGACGCCAACGTGGTGGCGGTCGGGGCCCGGCAGCACACCCTGGACGAGGCCACCGCGATCGTCGAGGCGTTTCTCGGTACGCCCTTCTCCGGTAACGAGCGGCACTCCCGTCGGATTGGCCAGGTCGCCGCGTACGAGACCTCGGAGCAACTGCCCGACCTGCCCTGA